CTTACAAGTAAAATTATTGAACATGGTATGGCAAACAGAATTATCCGGGTCGAACAGTTGGCACGACTGATCGACGGGAGTGATTTGCGGCGCTATAGCTTGGTTAATCGCGCTCTGAAAGCAGGGGAGTTGCTCAAGGTTCAGCGTGGGCTGTATTTGTTAGCTGATCGTTATCGTGATTGTCGTTATCACCCTTTTGCTCTTGCCCAAGCCTTGGTATCTGGAAGCTATATCTCTTTTGAGTCAGCTTTGGCCTATCATGGTTGGATTCCCGAAGCTGTCTTTACAACGGCAAGTGTTGTTCCTGGAAGAAAATCAAGGCACTATGAACATGAAAAAACAGGAAGTTATAGCTTTTATCCGCTGGCAATCCAAAAGGGCTATTTTCTGGAATTAGTAAACAGGCATCAAAGTGATGGTCAGACCATGCTTGTGGCAAAACCATGCCGGGCACTATTGGACCTTGTATGCCTCCGAAAGATGCAATGGCAAGGACTGGGATGGCTTACGGAAGGGTTTCGAATTGACTATGAAGCATTAAAAACTATTACCGGTAATGATATTCAGACATTAAAAATGGTTTACAAGCACGGGCGGGTTAAATCTTTTCTGAGCTCACTTTCTCAGGAGTTGAACATTGATTGAACTGATCCGAAATAAATTAGCTGCCTATGGTGCTGTTAATCAATTGGAAGAAGAACTTGCTACAAAAGAAATCCTCCAAGACATTGCTTTGTATGGCTTATGGCGCAGTGGATTTTTTGAAGTAGCCGCATTTCAAGGTGGTACCTGTTTGCGGATTCTACATGGAATGTCACGATTTTCAGAAGATCTTGATTTTATCCTGAAAGCTCCAAACTTCAATTTTGATTGGTCTATTTACCTTGAATGATGTTTCTGCTTTGTTTTGGTGCTGTGGCACTTATCCATGCAGTTATTGGCCCAAGTCCCGGTGGTTAACAGAAACGGATTCACCGGCTTCCTCCAGGACCTGCTTGAGTTTTCCGGCAATAGAAACCGAGCGGTGTTTACCGCCAGTACAGCCAATACCGATTGTAAGATAGGCCTTACCTTCTTTTTTGTATTGCGGGATGAGAAATTGGAGAAGAGGGGTGAGTTTGCCCAGAAATTCGGTGGCGGCTTCGCTTTTCAGGACAAACGAAGAGACCTGTGGTTCAAGGCCGGTATGATCTTTGAGTTCGGGTACAAAATAAGGGTTCGGCAGGAAGCGAACATCAAAAAGAATATCGGCTTCGGCTGGCGGGCCATGTTTAAACCCAAATGAAACTACAGTTACCAGCAACGGTTGATTCTTCTGCTGAAGACACCTGTTTAAAACCTCAGCCCGTAATAGATGCGGACTCATTGTTGTGGTGTCAAAGATGTGATCGGCCTTGTCTCTTAGATCAGCCAGCTGTGCTTTTTCCAGAACGATTCCTTCTCGAACTGTATCTGCCAGAGGATGTTTGCGCCGCATTTCGCTGTAGCGCCGCAATAAAACGTCATCATCGGCGGTCAGGAAGATAATTGTCAGGTGAAAAGGACTAGCCTCTAAGGTGGCGATAACTTCCTGGTGGCGGGCCAGAAAATCGGGGTCTCTGGCGTCCATCACCAGGGCAAGCTTATTACGTTCCGGGTGTCCTTGTGCTTGACTCAAAAAAGCGTGGAGAATGAAGACCGGCAGGTTGTCGATACAGAAAAACCCCGAGTCTTCGAGGGTTTTAGCAACAGTACCCTTTCCGGCGCCAGAAAGGCCGGTTATAAGAAAGAGTCGCGGGTGCTCGTGGCAGTGAGTCATGCAGTGCCTTATTGCTCAATTCGTGTAATAAAAATACAGAGGTCTCTATGATCTCGGTGTTGATTGGTGGTTTGATCGCGGGTTGTCTATTTGAACTTGGGTTTTTTTCGATATTTGGAAGGCAGGATGCCAAGCTGCTCTCTGTATTTGGCAATGGTTCGCCGG
This DNA window, taken from Desulfobulbaceae bacterium, encodes the following:
- a CDS encoding nucleotidyl transferase AbiEii/AbiGii toxin family protein, which codes for MIELIRNKLAAYGAVNQLEEELATKEILQDIALYGLWRSGFFEVAAFQGGTCLRILHGMSRFSEDLDFILKAPNFNFDWSIYLE
- the rapZ gene encoding RNase adapter RapZ, translating into MTHCHEHPRLFLITGLSGAGKGTVAKTLEDSGFFCIDNLPVFILHAFLSQAQGHPERNKLALVMDARDPDFLARHQEVIATLEASPFHLTIIFLTADDDVLLRRYSEMRRKHPLADTVREGIVLEKAQLADLRDKADHIFDTTTMSPHLLRAEVLNRCLQQKNQPLLVTVVSFGFKHGPPAEADILFDVRFLPNPYFVPELKDHTGLEPQVSSFVLKSEAATEFLGKLTPLLQFLIPQYKKEGKAYLTIGIGCTGGKHRSVSIAGKLKQVLEEAGESVSVNHRDLGQ